In Drosophila santomea strain STO CAGO 1482 chromosome 3L, Prin_Dsan_1.1, whole genome shotgun sequence, a single window of DNA contains:
- the LOC120447842 gene encoding thioredoxin, mitochondrial, which translates to MQRQIINLLGQTSRRLVSGQQNRMLSVSAPRQEIFKVQSAEDFDKKVKNSQQPVIVDFFATWCNPCKLLTPRIESIVGEQAGSIKLAKVDIDEHSELALDYDVAAVPVLVVLQNGKEVQRMVGLQDEDKIRAWVAAAVKQAK; encoded by the exons ATGCAGCGACAGATTATTAACCTCCTGGGACAGACGTCGCGTCGTCTGGTTAGCGGCCAGCAAAACCGAATGTTGTCAGTTTCTGCGCCGCGACAGGAGATCTTCAAAGTCCAGAGCGCCGAGGACTTCGACAAGAAAGTAAAAAACAGTCAGCAGCCCGTGATTGTGGACTTCTTTGCAAc ATGGTGCAATCCCTGCAAGCTGCTGACCCCGCGAATTGAAAGTATTGTGGGTGAACAGGCCGGTTCCATCAAGCTGGCTAAAGTGGACATAGATGAGCACAGCGAACTGGCTTTGGACTACGATGTGGCCGCTGTGCCCGTCCTAGTGGTGCTGCAAAACGGCAAGGAGGTGCAGCGCATGGTGGGCCTTCAGGATGAAGACAAAATCCGCGCCTGGGTTGCCGCCGCCGTCAAGCAGGCCAAGTAA
- the LOC120447841 gene encoding 39S ribosomal protein L23, mitochondrial yields MSTRWYPIYQRGNPQLRVFLPNFWMKLIRPTEEQPPNVVTFSVSMEMTKYDVRSYLEKIYKLPVVDVRTRIALGETKKDQTYGYITKKDDVKLAYVTLPREESFVFPDFFSEKAEKQAQEEKSLDESKAGFRRFLDRNKKRPGTPGWFSI; encoded by the exons ATGTCCACGAGATGGTATCCCATCTACCAGCGCGGCAATCCGCAGCTGCGTGTTTTCCTGCCCAACTTCTGGATGAAGCTAATCCGGCCCACGGAGGAGCAGCCGCCCAATGTGGTCACCTTTTCGGTGTCCATGGAGATGACCAAGTACGATGTGCGTAGCTACTTGGAGAAGATCTATAAGCTGCCAGTGGTTGATGTTCGTACTCGGATTGCCTTGGGGGAGACCAAGAAGGATCAGACCTACGGATACATCACCAAAAAAGACGACGTGAAGCTGGCTTATGTAACATTG CCCAGGGAAGAGTCCTTTGTCTTCCCCGACTTCTTCTCTGAAAAGGCTGAGAAGCAGGCCCAAGAGGAAAAGTCGCTGGATGAATCGAAAGCCGGTTTCCGCAGATTTCTGGACAGGAACAAGAAGCGACCGGGCACTCCAGGCTGGTTTTCCATTTAG
- the LOC120449421 gene encoding G-protein coupled receptor dmsr-1, with protein sequence MASGNNETEPLYCGSGMDNFHTSYKNMHGYVSLVVCILGTIANTLNIIVLTRREMRSPTNAILTGLAVADLAVMLEYIPYTIHDYILTDSLPREEKLSYSWACFIKFHSIFAQVLHTISIWLTVTLAVWRYIAVGYPQKNRVWCGMRTTIITITTAYVVCVLVVSPSLYLITAITEYVDQLDMNGKVINSIPMTQYVIDYRNELLSARAAALNATPTSAPLNETVWLNVSSLATTTTTPAPPTTSPVVRNVTVYRLYHSDLALHNASLQNATFLIYSVVIKLIPCIALTILSVRLILALLEAKRRRKKLTSKPATPAASNGTKSAANGKAADRPRKNSKTLEKEKQTDRTTRMLLAVLLLFLITEFPQGIMGLLNAVLGDVFYLQCYLRLSDLMDILALINSSINFILYCSMSKQFRTTFTLLFRPKFLDKWLPVAQDEMAAARAERSAVAPVLEKGRQQPQVVMASTTTNITQVTNL encoded by the exons ATGGCCAGTGGCAACAATGAAACTGAGCCGCTCTACTGCGGCAGCGGCATGGATAATTTTCACACAAG CTACAAAAACATGCATGGCTATGTTTCGCTGGTGGTCTGCATCCTGGGCACCATCGCGAATACCTTGAATATCATTGTGCTAACCCGACGCGAGATGCGCTCCCCCACGAATGCCATACTCACGGGTCTGGCCGTGGCCGATCTGGCAGTTATGCTGGAATATATACCCTACACCATACACGACTATATACTAACCGACAGTTTGCCGCGGGAGGAGAAGCTCAGCTACAGCTGGGCCTGCTTCATCAAGTTCCACTCGATTTTTGCCCAGGTGCTGCacaccatttccatttggctgACGGTGACGTTGGCTGTTTGGCGCTATATAGCGGTGGGTTATCCACAGAAGAATCGCGTGTGGTGCGGAATGAGAACCACCATCATAACGATAACCACCGCCTATGTGGTGTGTGTTTTGGTGGTGTCGCCGTCGCTCTATTTGATCACCGCTATTACCGAGTATGTGGATCAGTTGGATATGAATGGCAAAGTGATAAACTCCATTCCCATGACCCAGTATGTCATTGATTACCGTAATGAGTTGCTGAGTGCCAGGGCGGCTGCTCtgaatgccacgcccactagTGCACCACTCAACGAGACGGTGTGGTTGAATGTGAGTTCCTTGGCGACAACGACAACCACCCCTGCACCACCCACTACATCGCCAGTGGTGCGTAATGTTACGGTCTATAGGTTGTACCACAGCGATTTGGCCTTGCACAATGCCTCGCTGCAAAATGCCACATTTCTCATATACAGTGTTGTGATCAAACTGATACCCTGCATAGCACTCACCATTCTGTCGGTTCGATTGATCCTGGCCCTATTGGAGGCCAAGCGGCGGAGAAAGAAGCTCACCAGCAAACCGGCCACTCCGGCTGCCAGTAATGGAACCAAATCGGCGGCCAATGGAAAAGCCGCGGATAGACCACGGAAAAATAGCAAAACtttggaaaaggaaaagcagaCGGATCGCACCACAAGGATGCTGCTGGCGGTGCTACTCCTCTTCCTCATCACGGAATTTCCACAGGGAATTATGGGTCTGCTGAATGCCGTACTCGGAGATGTCTTCTATCTGCAGTGCTACCTAAGACTGA GTGACCTGATGGACATTTTGGCCCTGATCAACTCCAGCATCAATTTCATTCTGTACTGCTCCATGAGCAAGCAATTCCGCACCACGTTCACGCTGCTCTTTCGTCCGAAATTCCTGGACAAGTGGCTGCCGGTGGCGCAGGACGAGATGGCAGCTGCTCGGGCAGAGCGCTCTGCGGTGGCACCTGTCCTCGAGAAGGGACGACAGCAGCCGCAGGTGGTGATGGCCAGCACGACCACCAACATCACACAGGTGACAAATCTGTAG
- the LOC120447838 gene encoding uncharacterized protein C7orf50 homolog, whose protein sequence is MARTELEKKTKRQGKKRKHEVAENAEHAASDDEVANKSLILAPQVDQQEALTDKPAKRRQKGAEDSASKKRSKKNQAEEQVATSGSEESLPQKPHKRKQVQEANGNKKLKRSKKLESNSEEDDDEEDSQPTAAQLKEAARPENANAVVTVRQKKKQKHQQRLEAQKSQNSNKEAKVNKEYLLKWKESRQEWKFNKLRQISIQQTAFDEEKLDEELWPTALEYLASSQGAARSKISQLAEEVIQKLDKEGEKLEDEAERQKLIESTRYQRARDLLQSFD, encoded by the exons ATGGCCCGCACTGAACTGGAGAAGAAGACCAAGCGCCAGGGCAAGAAACGCAAGCACGAGGTAGCCGAGAACGCTGAGCATGCGGCCAGCGACGACGAGGTGGCCAACAAAAGTCTGATTCTAGCGCCACAGGTAGATCAACAGGAGGCTCTAACAG ATAAACCCGCCAAGAGAAGGCAAAAAGGAGCAGAGGACTCGGCCTCAAAAAAACGCAGCAAGAAAAACCAAGCAGAGGAGCAGGTGGCCACCAGTGGAAGCGAGGAGAGTCTTCCACAGAAGCCTCACAAGAGAAAACAGGTTCAGGAAGCAAACGGAAACAAAAAGCTAAAACGCAGTAAAAAGCTGGAATCCAACTCGGAGgaagacgacgacgaggaggattCCCAACCAACAGCAGCCCAACTAAAAGAAGCAGCTCGTCCGGAAAACGCTAATGCAGTGGTTACCGTGCGTcaaaagaagaagcagaagcacCAGCAGCGTCTCGAGGCCCAAAAGAGTCAGAACTCCAACAAAGAAGCCAAAGTTAACAAGGAATACCTTCTAAAATGGAAGGAATCCCGCCAGGAGTGGAAGTTCAATAAACTGCGGCAGATTTCCATTCAACAAACCGCCTTTGATGAGGAGAAACTGGATGAGGAGCTGTGGCCAACTGCTCTGGAGTATTTGGCCAGTTCCCAAGGAGCAGCGCGCTCAAAGATCAGTCAGTTGGCCGAGGAGGTGATCCAGAAACTGGACAAGGAGGGCGAAAAGCTGGAGGACGAGGCGGAAAGGCAGAAGCTAATCGAATCCACGCGGTACCAGCGGGCACGCGATCTCCTCCAAAGCTTCGACTAG
- the LOC120447834 gene encoding nucleolar MIF4G domain-containing protein 1 homolog, translating to MPSKMAKIKKKEAKAKPLTRKEQRKQKSEVKKQNKRLYFAGKTNGTQRVAAAAEALAAQSLLGKNKKKKRSKKPKIINPDEIPKEQLLSGEIDSDDDESIDSDFSDAEVDALMPVREKVVVYEPLGKKLKKTQGGAIQRQDEEAVRRKELRQQRELESKSKKQRLKQLRIENEEEDREINKLEKKLKLNKSKDKNRLVRKMFNDGLDYLLDFVLDDEEEKQKWEEKQERKKKVKEQQEKEEAGMWSDEEEEEEDRDEPMDNFPEDDRASEGEDDGEDLSGEEEQSEEDLEQKENAPKIKEDIYGRKRDAEGNILPDPVELEASAAGQKYIPPHQRALMAASAGSSEKQAEILARLLKQSKGLLNRLSEANLHKIAAGIEELYMKNSRYNMNETLTRLIREALLGATRTNERMVQEHMVLLAYLHAQVGSEIGAHFLQTFVELFDGYVKNIASLEVEDKQLNNLVLVLCYMYLFKIYELSLLMELIGKLADQLCEKSVECLLLIFQSIGFRLRKDDPLAFKTMMQRVQSQIASAPLELKENPRLRFMVDILNAVKNNNMQKLPQYDPELAENLRKRLKAMLKNDRYVVTLNITLEDLLRADKVGKWWIVGSAWTGNLDEMGSAKQKQDKNSPKSANGGFADQLLELARKQQMNTAERRNIFCIIMSAADYVDAFEKILHLALKDQRAVAYVIIHCALNEKRANPYYAHLALKFCQFNRKYQLAFQFASWDRINDIEKLSKPQIRNLASFLQQVILAAGLQLSVLKVVDFMQLDKLSFYFMKEVMVRLLLANDEREIYQTFERVAKNTKLQQFKQSVRLFLQHFLLKEDQLDKLKLKDEDRQLLQQRVDHIDKLLAYVDL from the exons ATGCCGtccaaaatggcaaaaataaagaagaaggAGGCCAAAGCTAAACCATTAACCCGCAAGGAGCAGAGAAAGCAGAAGTCGGAGgtcaaaaagcaaaacaaacgaCTTTATTTCGCCGGCAAAACCAACGGTACACAGCgcgtggcggcggcggcagagGCGTTGGCAGCGCAGTCGCTGCTggggaaaaacaagaagaagaaaagGAGTAAAAAGCCGAAAATAATAAATCCAGATGAAATACCCAAGGAGCAACTTTTATCCGGGGAAATAGACAGCGACGATGACGAGTCCATAGATTCGGATTTCAGTGATGCGGAGGTGGATGCTCTAATGCCCGTACGCGAAAAGGTGGTAGTTTACGAACCATTGGGAAAGAAGTTGAAGAAAACGCAAGGAGGCGCTATCCAAAGACAGGATGAGGAGGCGGTCAGGCGGAAGGAACTACGCCAACAAAGGGAACTGGAGAGCAAGTCCAAGAAGCAGCGACTCAAGCAACTCCGCATAGAGAACGAGGAAGAGGATCGCGAGATCAACAAGCTGGAAAAGAAGCTGAAACTAAACAAATCCAAGGACAAAAACCGCTTGGTGCGAAAGATGTTTAACGATGGCCTGGACTATCTGCTCGACTTTGTCCTGGATGACGAGGAGGAAAAGCAGAAGTGGGAGGAGAAGCAGGAACGCAAGAAAAAGGTGAAGGAGCAGCAAGAAAAGGAAGAGGCGGGAATGTGGAGCGatgaggaagaggaggaggaggatagGGATGAGCCCATGGATAACTTCCCAGAAGATGACAGAGCCTCTGAGGGTGAAGATGATGGTGAAGACCTAAGCGGAGAAGAAGAACAAAGCGAGGAGGATTTGGAGCAGAAAGAGAATGCACCTAAAA TTAAAGAGGACATCTACGGACGCAAACGCGATGCCGAGGGAAACATCCTGCCTGATCCCGTGGAACTGGAGGCCTCAGCCGCCGGTCAGAAGTACATACCTCCACATCAGCGAGCCTTGATGGCTGCCAGCGCGGGATCTAGTGAAAAACAGGCAGAGATACTAGCTCGCCTACTAAAGCAAAGCAAGGGTCTGCTTAACCGTTTGTCGGAAGCAAATCTACACAAAATTGCTGCTGGTATCGAGGAGCTATACATGAAAAACTCCCGCTACAACATGAACGAGACTTTAACCAGGTTAATTCGAGAAGCACTTCTCGGCGCTACGCGAACCAACGAGCGAATGGTGCAGGAACACATGGTGTTGTTAGCTTACCTACATGCCCAGGTTGGCAGCGAGATTGGAGCTCATTTCCTGCAGACTTTTGTGGAGTTATTCGATGGTTACGTCAAGAACATCGCTAGCCTGGAGGTGGAGGATAAGCAGTTGAATAACCTAGTACTGGTCCTCTGCTACATGTACCTCTTCAAGATCTACGAGCTGAGTTTGCTGATGGAGCTTATAGGCAAATTGGCAGATCAGCTTTGCGAAAAGAGCGTGGAGTGCCTTTTGCTGATCTTCCAGTCCATTGGCTTCCGACTGCGCAAGGACGATCCACTGGCATTTAAGACCATGATGCAAAGAGTTCAATCGCAGATTGCCAGTGCCCCACTTGAACTGAAAGAGAATCCCCGCCTGCGTTTCATGGTTGATATTCTGAATGCTgttaaaaacaacaatatgCAAAAGCTGCCCCAGTATGATCCCGAGTTGGCAGAGAATCTGCGAAAGCGTCTCAAGGCTATGCTGAAAAATGATCGCTACGTGGTGACATTAAACATAACACTCGAGGATCTCCTGCGTGCTGATAAAGTGGGTAAATGGTGGATTGTGGGCTCTGCTTGGACGGGAAATCTGGATGAGATGGGTTCCGCCAAGCAAAAGCAGGATAAGAACTCACCAAAGTCTGCAAATGGCGGTTTTGCGGACCAGCTACTGGAGCTGGCCAGAAAGCAGCAGATGAACACAGCTGAAAGGAGGAATATCTTCTGCATCATCATGAGTGCCGCCGATTATGTGGACGCCTTCGAGAAGATACTGCATTTGGCTCTGAAGGATCAGCGAGCGGTGGCCTACGTGATCATCCATTGCGCTCTGAACGAGAAGCGTGCTAACCCTTACTACGCTCACTTGGCCCTTAAATTCTGTCAATTCAACAGAAAATACCAACTGGCTTTCCAGTTTGCCAGCTGGGACAGAATCAATGACATTGAAAAGCTTTCCAAGCCGCAGATTCGCAATCTAGCTAGCTTTCTGCAGCAAGTAATCCTAGCTGCTGGTCTGCAGCTCTCAGTGCTCAAAGTGGTGGACTTTATGCAGCTGGACAAACTCAGCTTTTACTTTATGAAAGAGGTAATGGTCAGGTTACTGTTGGCGAACGACGAGCGGGAGATTTACCAGACGTTCGAAAGAGTGGCCAAAAACACCAAGCTGCAGCAGTTCAAGCAAAGTGTTCGGCTCTTCCTGCAGCATTTTCTTCTAAAAGAGGATCAACTGGACAAACTTAAGCTGAAGGATGAGGATCGGCAGCTTCTGCAGCAACGAGTCGATCACATAGACAAACTGTTGGCCTATGTGGACCTCTAA
- the LOC120448645 gene encoding P protein, whose amino-acid sequence MNPIIRKYRDSTGYVFHIINLTFLLSLWTACTIILFVHKPAEISKSMVTVLPNRTTFRNVKLKQDAVGIQLNGAINTYLTNHRVRTSNFSAVGVRLEWRDHGMNRSLLRTGMWMVYMYMDKKKYLQVQRVFQFSISGWHHERSLIQRSLQTDRNLLNSSYDWVFAQTVISFESMSKHPVGLLLTVDNTPLDPGMSVVYAAILIIGLYAMIIWDFSDRTLCTLLITALSLALLAVLGSRPDLETIVSWVDWETMMILLGNMIMTSCMADTGLFDYLAVVAYRISKGHAWLLIALLGVLVSMASTFVDNATVVLLFCPPVIRLCEAMGLRTTLVLIIVAIYANIGGSITPIGGPPNTIIMTNKMVESAGMNFVRFSFLMLPTAVICLASTFGLIYWTMGKKIYVLDDNQVELAAKRRENIRPSFDIQLRIAELRRQPRSRVLPPAEGYFTILATLEASNWVRKKMLLVQSFLALGFAVFCFILQSIPWAIPGASLGWISMLAAFLLLILIDQKNLAKVMARVDWGTLMLLASLFVLTAVVDALGLIHWIGLMVVSLIVRVDESYQTMVGMLLILWLSSLLSAFIHNAAVAPIMVKLCTDMVVHDEVQIRLLPLIWATSMGTSYGANGTLLGSLANEFVAVVGRAHGYKITFRGFFVVGFRIMIFTVVVCSIFLIIAHSIFAWH is encoded by the coding sequence ATGAATCCAATCATCCGGAAATATCGCGATAGCACTGGCTATGTGTTTCACATAATCAACCTGACATTCCTACTGTCGCTCTGGACCGCATGCACCATCATCCTGTTTGTCCATAAGCCTGCGGAGATCAGCAAGTCGATGGTGACCGTGTTGCCCAATAGGACGACTTTCAGGAATGTTAAGCTGAAGCAGGACGCCGTGGGAATACAACTGAATGGGGCCATAAACACGTATCTGACGAACCACCGGGTTAGGACATCCAACTTCTCAGCGGTTGGAGTTCGATTGGAGTGGCGCGATCATGGGATGAATCGCAGCTTGCTGCGCACAGGCATGTGGATGGTGTATATGTACATGGATAAAAAGAAGTACCTGCAGGTGCAGCGGGTCTTTCAGTTCTCCATTTCAGGATGGCACCATGAAAGGTCCTTGATCCAGCGCTCATTGCAAACGGATCGCAATCTTTTGAACTCCTCCTATGACTGGGTTTTTGCGCAGACTGTGATCTCATTCGAGAGCATGAGCAAGCATCCGGTGGGTCTTCTCCTGACGGTGGACAACACTCCGTTGGACCCCGGAAtgagtgtagtgtatgccgCCATTCTGATCATTGGCCTATATGCTATGATCATCTGGGACTTTTCGGATCGCACGCTGTGCACTTTGCTGATAACAGCCTTGTCCTTGGCCCTTCTCGCCGTTTTGGGCAGCAGACCCGATCTGGAAACGATAGTGAGTTGGGTGGACTGGGAGACCATGATGATCCTGCTGGGCAATATGATAATGACGTCGTGCATGGCGGATACCGGGCTATTTGACTACCTGGCCGTGGTGGCCTATCGTATCTCCAAGGGTCATGCCTGGCTGCTGATCGCCCTGTTGGGCGTCTTGGTGTCCATGGCCTCCACCTTCGTGGACAATGCCACTGTGGTGCTTCTCTTTTGCCCGCCCGTCATACGATTGTGCGAAGCGATGGGCTTGCGCACCACCTTGGTCCTCATTATCGTGGcgatttatgcaaatatcgGAGGTTCTATTACCCCAATTGGTGGGCCACCCAATACAATCATTATGACTAATAAGATGGTGGAGTCCGCGGGGATGAATTTCGTTCGCTTTTCGTTTCTCATGCTCCCGACTGCTGTGATCTGCCTGGCGTCCACCTTTGGCCTAATCTACTGGACCATGGGCAAGAAGATCTATGTCCTGGACGACAATCAGGTGGAGCTAGCAGCGAAACGGCGAGAGAATATCAGACCCTCCTTCGATATTCAGCTGAGGATTGCCGAGCTGAGAAGACAGCCAAGGAGCAGGGTGCTCCCTCCGGCAGAGGGCTACTTTACGATCCTGGCCACCTTGGAGGCGAGCAATTGGGTACGCAAGAAGATGCTGCTGGTGCAATCCTTTCTGGCCCTGGGTTTTGCCGTCTTTTGCTTCATTCTGCAATCGATTCCCTGGGCCATTCCCGGCGCCTCACTGGGCTGGATATCCATGCTGGCCGCCTTCCTGCTGCTCATCCTGATCGACCAGAAGAATCTCGCCAAGGTCATGGCCAGGGTCGACTGGGGCACATTGATGCTCCTCGCCTCTCTCTTCGTCCTCACCGCGGTCGTTGACGCACTGGGCCTCATCCACTGGATTGGCCTTATGGTGGTGTCATTGATCGTCCGAGTGGACGAGTCATACCAGACCATGGTGGGCATGCTGCTGATCCTCTGGCTTTCGTCCCTGCTCTCCGCCTTTATCCACAATGCGGCGGTGGCCCCCATCATGGTGAAACTCTGCACCGACATGGTTGTCCATGATGAGGTGCAGATACGCCTACTGCCGCTCATCTGGGCCACGAGCATGGGTACCAGCTACGGAGCCAATGGCACCCTCTTGGGCTCCCTGGCCAACGAGTTCGTCGCGGTGGTGGGCAGAGCTCATGGCTACAAGATCACTTTCAGGGGATTCTTTGTGGTGGGATTCCGCATTATGATCTTCACCGTTGTCGTCTGCTCGATATTCCTAATCATTGCCCACTCCATCTTTGCCTGGCATTAA
- the LOC120447833 gene encoding E3 ubiquitin-protein ligase MARCHF6, translated as MDDLSQGDICRVCRCEAQPDRPLFYPCICTGSIKYIHQDCLMQWMRYSHKEYCELCGYRFSFQPIYAPDMPRVLPLKDVLVGLMSAVLEGARCWLHYSLVGLAWFGIVPLSAYRTYRYLFRASSFDMILTLPFDIFSMENLAADAFRGCFVVTCTLLSFIGLVWLREQILHGGGPDWLERDDAPLQAAAANPVPAPAAEAAPMPQDDNNNADDNEAPAPVGNDNEGQDAQAQDAAPAAAAPVVDADADEQNWNPMEWDRAAEELTWERLLGLDGSLVFLEHVFWIISLNTMFIFTFAFCPYCVGNFILSSMDLLQPEKPLLHFHGLITTLFGYCCIGLTLVVLHFFARVFRLRRVCWFIGLCYIVVKVSLLSVLEIGVLPLICGWWLDICSLPLLDASLKDRKASFKAAPGTSLFVHWMFGMVYVYYFAAFISLLREVLRPGVLWIFRNVNDPDFSPIQEMIHVPIVRHIRRLVASAMIFGFAVLLMLWLPIRILQVAWPNFLPYALSGDAEVNDLSLQLLLLQIVLPGFFEQTQTRIWLKGLLRIWCTAVAWLLGIRSYLLPAPEPEPESPAAGEEGVENAAGENGNQEGEAAEAGAAAQPPPPPPPPPPPVEPAPAPRNLAAAHQAIMQRDAPVGFQPYDKPSLFAFRLCALLALMCLSIVCAAMLTLTIPVYIGRRLMMLWSGQPGEKAAGAAAAAGAVEVAGNLAPIDPEGARKNERLLRSHELYTAEIGGYLCLIVCRGVAVVVTLLPQGRAAVVNKLKHWARVALQYALPVLTLLGIFVLVPLLFGLLLELVVVIPLRVPLRKTPIHFLWQDWALGVLYSKIAIALTLMGPDWHLKRALERAYMDGLRDFDLKFVMRDLAVPVVTTFGLALAIPYVMAHMMFPIFLADAYARHVVARLVYPVSFIVVGSICFLLFQIKQLKKLYLSIKVDKYLVGQRLVNYEHRKKQQQQQQQQQEEEEQQRAARELKENQERDREREREQLAQEQELAELL; from the exons ATGGACGACCTGTCGCAAGGCGACATATGCCGCGTGTGCAGATGCGAAGCACAGCCGGATAGGCCACTTTTCTACCCGTGCATCTGCACGGGATCGATCAAGTACATTCACCAGGATTGTCTGATGCAATGGATGCGCTACTCGCACAAGGAATACTGCGAGCTGTGCGGCTACCGCTTCAGCTTCCAGCCCATCTACGCTCCGGATATGCCGCGAGTCCTGCCGCTAAAAGATGTCCTTGTGGGATTGATGTCCGCCGTTTTGGAGGGCGCTCGCTGCTGGCTTCATTACTCCCTGGTCGGTTTGGCCTGGTTCGGAATTGTGCCGCTGTCTGCCTACAGGACCTACCGGTACCTGTTTCGGGCGAGCTCATTTGATATGATTCTCACGCTGCCCTTCGACATCTTCTCCATGGAAAACCTAGCAGCGGATGCCTTTAGGGGCTGTTTTGTGGTCACCTGCACGCTTTTGTCCTTCATAGGACTGGTCTGGCTGCGCGAGCAGATCCTGCACGGTGGCGGACCCGATTGGCTGGAGCGGGACGATGCCCCTCTTCAGGCAGCGGCTGCCAATCCTGTGCCTGCTCCCGCGGCCGAGGCTGCTCCAATGCCCCAagacgacaacaacaatgccgATGACAATGAAGCGCCTGCTCCAGTCGGCAATGACAATGAGGGACAGGATGCCCAGGCCCAGGATGCTGCTCCAGCGGCTGCAGCTCCCGTCGTGGACGCCGATGCCGATGAACAGAACTGGAATCCCATGGAGTGGGATCGGGCTGCCGAGGAGCTCACCTGGGAACGCCTGCTCGGTCTCGATGGATCGCTAGTTTTTCTGGAGCACGTCTTCTGGATCATCTCGCTTAACACCATGTTCATCTTCACCTTCGCCTTCTGTCCCTACTGCGTGGGCAACTTTATCCTGAGCTCCATGGATCTTCTGCAGCCGGAGAAACCACTGCTGCACTTTCACGGCCTAATTACCACTCTGTTTGGTTACTGCTGCATTGGATTGACTCTGGTGGTCTTACACTTCTTCGCCAGGGTTTTCCGCTTGCGGAGAGTCTGCTGGTTCATTGGATTGTGCTACATTGTGGTCAAGGTGTCGCTGCTGTCGGTGTTGGAGATCGGAGTACTCCCGCTCATTTGCGGCTGGTGGTTGGACATCTGCTCGTTGCCGCTACTAGATGCCAGCCTCAAGGATCGCAAAGCGAGTTTTAAGGCTGCTCCGGGCACCTCGCTTTTTGTCCACTGGATGTTTGGCATGGTCTACGTTTACTACTTCGCTGCTTTTATATCGCTGTTGCGGGAGGTTCTGCGACCGGGTGTGCTATGGATATTCCGTAATGTCAACGATCCTGACTTCAGTCCCATCCAGGAAATGATCCACGTACCGATTGTGAGACACATCCGGCGGCTGGTCGCTTCGGCTATGATCTTTGGATTTGCAGTGCTCTTGATGCTTTGGCTGCCTATTAGAATTCTGCAGGTGGCTTGGCCGAACTTCTTGCCTTACGCACTCAGTGGCGATGCAGAGGTCAACGATCTTAgtctgcagctgctgcttttaCAG ATCGTCTTGCCGGGCTTTTTCGAGCAGACCCAAACACGCATCTGGCTAAAGGGCTTGCTACGTATTTGGTGCACAGCGGTGGCCTGGTTGCTGGGCATTCGAAGCTACCTGCTTCCAGCACCAGAGCCTGAACCTGAAAGTCCCGCTGCTGGCGAGGAAGGCGTCGAAAATGCCGCAGGCGAGAATGGAAACCAGGAAGGTGAGGCAGCGGAAGCTGGAGCGGCAGcgcaaccaccaccacctcctccaccaccgccaccgccagtGGAACCGGCGCCTGCACCACGAAACCTTGCCGCCGCCCATCAGGCCATCATGCAACGGGATGCGCCCGTGGGATTCCAGCCGTACGACAAACCATCGCTGTTCGCTTTCCGTTTGTGTGCCCTGTTGGCACTTATGTGTTTGTCGATCGTTTGTGCTGCCATGTTGACGCTCACGATTCCAGTCTACATTGGTCGGCGGTTGATGATGCTCTGGAGTGGCCAGCCAGGAGAAAAGGCAGCGGGTGCGGCAGCCGCAGCAGGAGCGGTAGAAGTGGCTGGAAATCTAGCTCCAATCGATCCGGAAGGAGCCAGAAAGAACGAGCGACTATTGCGCTCGCATGAGCTGTACACCGCTGAGATTGGTGGCTACCTGTGCTTGATTGTCTGCCGGGGAGTTGCAGTGGTGGTCACCCTGTTGCCGCAAGGTCGAGCGGCTGTTGTCAACAAACTAAAGCACTGGGCCCGAGTGGCATTGCAATATGCCCTGCCCGTTTTAACACTCCTGGGAATTTTCGTGCTTGTTCCGTTGCTGTTTGGATTGCTGCTCGAGTTGGTGGTGGTCATTCCCCTACGCGTTCCATTGCGCAAGACACCCATACACTTCCTATGGCAGGATTGGGCGCTGGGCGTGCTCTACAGCAAGATTGCCATCGCCTTGACTCTAATGGGTCCGGACTGGCACTTGAAGCGGGCATTGGAGCGAGCCTACATGGATGGATTGCGTGATTTTGACTTGAAGTTTGTGATGCGGGACTTGGCTGTGCCGGTCGTTACTACCTTTGGCCTCGCCCTGGCCATTCCCTATGTCATGGCCCATATGATGTTCCCCATTTTTCTAGCCGACGCTTATGCGCGGCATGTCGTCGCCCGGCTGGTGTATCCTGTAAGCTTTATTGTGGTGGGCAGCATATGCTTCCTTTTGTTCCAGATCAAGCAGCTGAAGAAGCTCTACCTGTCCATCAAGGTAGATAAGTATCTTGTGGGTCAGAGGCTGGTCAACTATGAGCACcgcaaaaagcagcagcagcagcagcaacaacagcaggaggaggaggagcaacaGCGGGCGGCCCGAGAATTAAAGGAGAACCAGGAGAGAGATCGGGAGCGAGAGCGTGAACAGCTGGCCCAGGAGCAGGAGTTGGCTGAACTTCTGTAA